One Pseudonocardia abyssalis DNA segment encodes these proteins:
- a CDS encoding hydantoinase/oxoprolinase family protein, producing MLNIDIDTGGTMTDGLVSGGGQVFSVKVETTPHDVTIAFMEVLEAARERVGAATLRDLLDDVALIRWSSTITSNVLAQKTGPRLGLLVSAGHEDDLYTTPEEAATVVDVLVPRANITGISADADDDEVRKAVKGLFDNGIRRINISLQGAFEDNSAERKIVAMIDTQYPDHYLGSIPALPASEILLRPDDSTRTFVSLINSYVHPSLATTLYRAEETLKQQHSWRGNVLVGHINGGVARIGKTTAFDTIESGPLFGTHACAHQASVAGDAKVLAIDVGGTTAKVSAVDGGRVVDRQEGDLFGIPVRTNLPLLRSIALGGGSVARVADGKVTLGPDSMGAAPGPACYGLGGRHATTTDAFVLLGYLAPDAFLDGRRVLDVAAAAEAIERTVGTPLGLSAEEAAQKIVDTAYDMVAQLARETAAEMGWDPADTAVYAFGGNGPLFGTGVASLLGASTVRLFGFGHVLSAFGSAISDVVHVYESAVNSADAARAAAAKLADEAGRDLAGEGFDADAAVLSWEVRYADGTRTTSDGSVDGAVNGGTPNLVRLTARFVLPSIESAVAPATSGDSGERGGIATRSHSSAAGSTVAGPALVDGGSFTWLVGPGWSLDVDGNGDGVASKGANR from the coding sequence GTGTTGAACATCGACATCGACACCGGCGGGACCATGACCGACGGTCTCGTGAGCGGCGGCGGGCAGGTGTTCTCGGTGAAGGTCGAGACCACCCCGCACGACGTGACCATCGCTTTCATGGAGGTACTGGAGGCGGCGAGGGAACGGGTCGGTGCGGCCACGCTTCGCGATCTCCTCGACGACGTCGCCCTGATCCGCTGGTCGTCGACGATCACCTCGAACGTGCTGGCTCAGAAGACCGGGCCGCGGCTCGGTCTGCTGGTCAGCGCCGGCCACGAGGACGACCTGTACACCACGCCCGAGGAGGCGGCCACGGTCGTCGACGTGCTCGTGCCGCGGGCGAACATCACCGGGATCAGCGCCGACGCCGACGACGACGAGGTGCGCAAGGCCGTCAAGGGGCTCTTCGACAACGGGATCCGGCGGATCAACATCTCGCTGCAGGGAGCGTTCGAGGACAACTCGGCCGAGCGCAAGATCGTCGCGATGATCGACACCCAGTACCCGGACCACTACCTGGGTTCGATCCCGGCGCTGCCGGCGAGCGAGATCCTGCTGCGTCCCGACGACTCGACCCGCACGTTCGTCTCGCTGATCAACTCCTACGTGCACCCCTCCCTGGCCACCACGCTCTACCGCGCGGAGGAGACGCTCAAGCAACAGCACTCCTGGCGCGGCAACGTCCTGGTCGGCCACATCAACGGCGGCGTCGCGCGGATCGGCAAGACCACCGCGTTCGACACCATCGAGTCGGGCCCGCTGTTCGGCACGCACGCGTGCGCCCACCAGGCGTCCGTGGCCGGGGATGCGAAGGTGCTCGCGATCGACGTCGGCGGCACGACCGCCAAGGTCTCGGCCGTCGACGGCGGGCGCGTGGTCGACCGCCAGGAGGGCGACCTCTTCGGCATCCCGGTGCGCACCAACCTCCCGCTGCTGCGCTCGATCGCGCTCGGTGGTGGATCGGTGGCCCGCGTCGCCGACGGGAAGGTGACGCTCGGGCCCGACTCGATGGGGGCCGCTCCCGGTCCGGCCTGCTACGGCCTCGGTGGTCGCCACGCGACCACCACGGACGCGTTCGTGCTTCTCGGCTATCTCGCGCCGGACGCGTTCCTCGACGGCCGCCGCGTCCTGGACGTCGCAGCGGCCGCGGAGGCCATCGAGCGCACCGTCGGCACCCCGCTCGGGCTCTCGGCGGAGGAGGCCGCTCAGAAGATCGTCGACACGGCCTACGACATGGTCGCGCAGCTCGCCCGCGAGACCGCGGCCGAGATGGGCTGGGACCCCGCCGACACCGCGGTCTACGCGTTCGGTGGCAACGGCCCGCTGTTCGGGACCGGGGTGGCTTCGCTGCTCGGAGCCTCGACCGTACGGCTGTTCGGATTCGGCCACGTCCTGAGCGCGTTCGGCTCGGCCATCTCCGACGTCGTCCACGTCTACGAATCGGCCGTCAACTCCGCGGACGCCGCCCGGGCAGCAGCGGCCAAGCTCGCTGACGAGGCTGGTCGAGACCTCGCAGGCGAGGGCTTCGACGCCGACGCCGCCGTCCTGAGCTGGGAGGTCCGCTACGCCGACGGGACGCGGACCACCTCGGACGGTTCGGTCGACGGGGCGGTGAACGGCGGTACGCCCAACCTGGTCCGGCTCACCGCACGCTTCGTCCTGCCGAGCATCGAGTCGGCTGTTGCACCGGCCACCTCGGGTGATTCCGGGGAGCGCGGCGGGATCGCGACCCGCAGCCACTCGTCGGCCGCGGGGTCGACCGTCGCCGGGCCGGCGCTGGTCGACGGCGGCAGCTTCACCTGGCTGGTCGGTCCGGGATGGTCCCTGGACGTCGATGGGAACGGCGACGGAGTCGCCTCGAAGGGAGCGAACCGATGA